The DNA window ACATTATTACTAGTTTGTGTCAAGGCATCTCTCCACGTAGTAAAGGAATGACTaagtattttccaacgactggatatcgattctttggttcttttcccactcatttgctcaacaaatttggtatgaattaaactccacatttctcgcaattgCATCTGATTACCCGTAagggaattatgagtaacttcaacccagctagtgcacaacgcaacatcttcaagaagcaaCCAATTCGAACCTGCATCAGTAgccattttgtggaaaaaaattggattgaaactttgagagaaagataggaatttaattgaaagtagttgagaaaatatgaaattgtggtgtaaggtagatggagaagaagtggtatttatagaaaagtaaaaacaaatttttacaatttttttttcagattttttacatttttttcggattttttacattttttttaaatttttattcaaataattaatctctaccgttggatttaaaaaatttgaattccaacactccagattgtgccacgtgtcacaatggtaacttttcttaattttaaaactattttttcttttttttttaaatttataaagcagattaatatcaaccgttgatctcagatcgaacggttgatattaaatcagctttttttttttaccgttgtaaATCGGACGGTTGTTATTAAAGATCCGTTAGGATCGAACGGAccatgggaagccacgtggcttcccaacggtcaTTGACGCCGGCCACTTGCGCCTGAAATCTTGTCGGGCGACGTGCCCCAACTCGCGAGTGAGGGGCACgcgcctgacacaaaaaaaataaaaaaaaaaggccggaCCCAACCCTTGCGTCACGCTGACGTCACTGGGCTCAGGCCACAGGCCTGTCGATTTTCCACGGGCCTTGagctcgggctcccaccctcactcgggcccttcAACGCTGGAATTGGATTGACTGGCCCTCGAGCTCCCACATGGGGCCTGTCCCCCGTCCAAGTCCAATGGCTGGACTTGCTCTCATATTTTAGCGAGTCAAGAGTCGGAGTAAAACGAATACTCATTCGATGTAAGTAACATGTCATTAATTTAGACCTTTCTTGCACTCGAGACTCAAGAATTGCGAGACACCGCCACAATAGCGTCCCAATGACAGAACATGCATACGATGCGACATATGAAGCCGATCCACAATGCAAGGCAAGCAAAGAGAAATAATTTTGAAGTCCATTCCATTTTTCACATGCAGCAACCCCTCAAGAGTTAATCGATACATCAACGGTAAACAAAAGGACGCCACAATTTACCACATGCCAAATTTAATTCAAAAGGATCCTAACGGCTTGCAAGCCGGAAGTTTATCTATCCGGTACGAAGAAAAGCAGGAACTTGGTGAGAGAATCTACTGAACTCAGGCTGCTGTATGTCGATCATGCCATTCTTCGATCTGTAGATCCTTGAGGCCCTGAATAACTATTTGGATCCGTCAACATTCAGTCGTGTCTTCCTGTAGGCACGGTTCGAGCAACCCTACGTGCGGTTGAAAATTCAGCATACAGTGCCCAGAGTTGATCGAGCTTGAAAATTGTCCTCGGACTTTTGCCGATCAAAGTCGTAGAACTGAGCTTGGATACACTAGGGGTAACAGGGCTTGTAACGGAACTGACAGAAGGATGATCCTTCACGCTCGAATGCATCCTGCCATCTGTCTAAATCTAAGTAGAGTTGAGTTTAGTTGGAGTGAAGCTGGCATGGCTTGCATCGTTGGAGGAATCTGGGCAGGTATCAGGTACATTTGGTCTGGGACTTTTCTTGCTTAAATCCCTTGGTGATCTTCTGAGACTAAAAGACTTACTATCGGAATCATTTttctgatgtttctttggtgtgttgATACTCTCATCAGCCTTCTGCGGAGTAGAACTTCCCCTAGATTGAGTTCGGTTACTCTGGTTTATGCCATTGTCTTCGGTAACACCTTGAGTTGCTTCTAGCTTAACAGAATTTGCAAACTTGCCATTCGACATTCGTGGAGATCTACGTGTTGAAGTCACTCTTTCTGGATAGTTCTTCTCCTGTTTCTCAGCTAAGCACACTCTCCCAGAACTCATTAAAGGTTTGGCTTTACTTTCGGTCAAGTCACAGGACGAACCGTTAGCTTCAGTATTTTTGGTTCTGTTGTCCGTCTTCGAATCAATGAAATCATCAAAACTGGTGGGCAAAGCAGCAGGATCAAACTCAAAGGATTCTTCTGGAACACCCTCTCTTTCAGTACCTGTCATCTTGAAAGAGGGAATTCGATGAGAAAATCTATATAGCTCATTCGGTGGTACTTGAAACAAGACAAACCCATGCTGCTCAATTCTCTGAAATAGACTGACAAATCCTTTTACTTTGCCCAGATAAGCTACTGCAAAGCCATGATTTTCGACAAAATCCGACAAGACTTCCACAAGTTCAATTTTGTAGGGTGCATGCTTTTCGGGCTCAGAACTCCACCCAATATCCCAATTCTGGTAGAGGGCCCAGGTTTCTCCCTTCTTAGGATATACGAAAAAAGAGCTTCTGCCACTGCCTTTTATGCAGTGCATCTGATGAGAAAACATAAGATGATCTGTAACTTCTTCAGTGGCACCAAGCGTGTACTTGCCACAAGCAACAGGCAACTCCTTGTCACACCAAGCAATCTCACGTTGGTCATCTGGACTGGGCTCTAGCCAGGTGAATCTCAGCTTAAATCCAGGAGAGAATACTTTCTTGATACGAGCATAGAATCTTGGCATTCCATCTAGTGGATCGTAAAGAGCCCACGTTTGATTAGCACTAAACATATTCTCCAACGTATCCACATCAAGCATGAACTTATTGAATTCAGGATCAGGAACCACAACGCTCTCTGGTATGGGTGTGACATTTGAATTTGATCTAGAACCATCATCAGCCTTGGACTTCTTGTCAACGTTATCTGGCATAGCTGCTTCCTTCACCCTTTGCTCAAATTCACCagttttgcttcttttgttgGGCAAACATTCTTCTAGAGGGGGAATCACTTTTTGTTTTGCCTCTTTCTTCTGTCCACCCACAGCAGCAGTAGTAGCACAATCGGGTTGACTATTATTTTCAGATACAGCACCATCCGCAGCAGCATTCTTCCTCTCCATTTCAGTAGCACGGGAAAATTGACAATCCGTCGACCTTTTGGGCGGACTCACAAAACCATCATCatcatttatattttcattgtaAGAAAGATTTTGTTTGATCCTCGAAGATCTCCTATGGCAATGGCCTTCATTGAGTTCGGAAGGTTTACAACTTTCAGTGGATTCCCTTCCTCTTTTTTTGTTCATATTTTCTGAAGTTTTTGAATCCTTGGACTTCACAGGAGACTTCACAGGACCAG is part of the Malus domestica chromosome 12, GDT2T_hap1 genome and encodes:
- the LOC103430484 gene encoding uncharacterized protein, which gives rise to MECNKEEAYKAMQLSEVKMQNHDFTGAKKMAQKAQRLFPGLENIEKLLTVCEVHCSSENKMGGFEMDWYGILQIQKCDDDVTIKKQYRKLALLLHPDKNKFAGAEAAFKLIGEANRVLTDQAKRSVYDMKCRAQVKTGSSVPSAHPSNGNAFVRKQNDTSQSQSPPDTFWTHCPFCKIKYQYVKDFANRLLRCQKCRKAFIAQDLGIQSQGAHPESVGNQFPNRKEPTSQGASNAARQSNVGTGKPNAARQSNVGTGKPSSTRFHYGKAASNLASKVGVDADVKMSKSGPVKSPVKSKDSKTSENMNKKRGRESTESCKPSELNEGHCHRRSSRIKQNLSYNENINDDDGFVSPPKRSTDCQFSRATEMERKNAAADGAVSENNSQPDCATTAAVGGQKKEAKQKVIPPLEECLPNKRSKTGEFEQRVKEAAMPDNVDKKSKADDGSRSNSNVTPIPESVVVPDPEFNKFMLDVDTLENMFSANQTWALYDPLDGMPRFYARIKKVFSPGFKLRFTWLEPSPDDQREIAWCDKELPVACGKYTLGATEEVTDHLMFSHQMHCIKGSGRSSFFVYPKKGETWALYQNWDIGWSSEPEKHAPYKIELVEVLSDFVENHGFAVAYLGKVKGFVSLFQRIEQHGFVLFQVPPNELYRFSHRIPSFKMTGTEREGVPEESFEFDPAALPTSFDDFIDSKTDNRTKNTEANGSSCDLTESKAKPLMSSGRVCLAEKQEKNYPERVTSTRRSPRMSNGKFANSVKLEATQGVTEDNGINQSNRTQSRGSSTPQKADESINTPKKHQKNDSDSKSFSLRRSPRDLSKKSPRPNVPDTCPDSSNDASHASFTPTKLNST